A region from the Candidatus Eisenbacteria bacterium genome encodes:
- the uvrB gene encoding excinuclease ABC subunit UvrB: MDRFRLVAKYEPKGDQPEAIERLVEGIVSGEGHQTLLGVTGSGKTFTMANVIARVNRPTLILSHNKTLAAQLYGEFRAYFPENAVGYFVSYYDYYQPEAYVPATDTYIEKDASINEEIDRLRLHATSVLLSRRDVIIVASVSCIYGLGAPEDFLGQTLQLTVGETSPREAILSKLVAIQYARNDLEFSRGKFRVRGDVVEIFPSHEEEAFRVELFGDEIERLSAIDPLTGQVKRRIERISVFPASHFATPSERLERAISGIEEELEGRLAELNAEQKLLEAQRLRMRTRYDLEMLRTVGFCQGIENYSRHLAGRPAGSRPACLLDYFPKGFITFVDESHVTLPQVGGMYEGDRSRKRTLVDFGFRLPSALDNRPLKFDEWDVVTGQRIYVSATPAAYELDRCKGVVVEQVIRPTGLIDPEIQVRPVEGQIDDLLAEIRERTARGERVLVTTLTKRMAEDLTDYLLEAGVRVRYIHSDVNAIERMEILRGLRLGKFDVLVGINLLREGLDLPEVSLVAILDADREGFLRSERSLIQTAGRAARNVSGRVILYAENVTPSMTGALRETERRRAKQLAYNREHGITPRTIEKSVDEILLQTAVADATPIEPEQVEIDPSRMTREQMVALLTDEMKAAAERLEYERAASIRDRIFEIEGQE; the protein is encoded by the coding sequence ATGGACCGCTTCCGCCTCGTCGCGAAATACGAGCCCAAGGGGGACCAGCCGGAGGCGATCGAGCGCCTCGTGGAGGGGATCGTCTCCGGGGAGGGGCACCAGACCCTGCTCGGCGTGACCGGCTCCGGCAAGACCTTCACGATGGCGAATGTGATCGCCCGCGTGAACCGGCCCACGCTGATCCTCTCGCACAACAAGACGCTCGCCGCCCAGCTCTATGGGGAGTTCCGCGCCTACTTCCCGGAGAACGCCGTCGGCTACTTCGTCTCCTACTACGACTACTACCAGCCGGAGGCCTACGTTCCGGCGACCGACACCTACATCGAGAAGGACGCCTCGATCAACGAGGAGATCGATCGCCTGAGGCTCCACGCAACCTCGGTCCTCCTCTCGCGCCGCGACGTCATCATCGTCGCCTCGGTCTCGTGCATCTACGGCCTCGGCGCCCCGGAGGACTTCCTGGGCCAGACCCTGCAGCTCACCGTCGGCGAGACCTCGCCCCGCGAGGCGATCCTCTCGAAGCTGGTCGCCATCCAGTACGCGCGAAACGACCTGGAGTTCTCGCGCGGGAAGTTCCGGGTGCGCGGCGATGTCGTCGAGATCTTCCCCTCGCACGAGGAGGAGGCATTCCGGGTCGAGCTCTTCGGCGACGAGATCGAGCGCCTCTCGGCGATCGATCCGCTCACCGGGCAGGTGAAGCGGCGCATCGAGAGGATCTCGGTCTTCCCGGCCTCCCACTTCGCGACCCCGAGCGAGCGGCTCGAGCGCGCGATCTCCGGCATCGAGGAGGAGCTGGAGGGCAGGCTCGCCGAGCTCAACGCGGAGCAGAAGCTCCTCGAGGCGCAGCGCCTGCGGATGCGGACGCGCTACGACCTCGAGATGCTGCGGACCGTCGGCTTCTGCCAGGGGATCGAGAACTACTCGAGGCACCTGGCCGGCCGTCCCGCGGGCTCGCGCCCCGCCTGCCTCCTCGACTACTTCCCGAAGGGCTTCATCACGTTCGTCGACGAGAGCCATGTCACCCTGCCGCAGGTCGGGGGGATGTACGAGGGGGACCGCTCGCGCAAGCGGACTCTGGTCGACTTCGGATTCCGGCTCCCTTCGGCCCTCGACAATCGCCCCCTCAAGTTCGACGAGTGGGACGTCGTGACGGGGCAGCGGATCTATGTCTCGGCGACGCCGGCCGCCTACGAGCTCGACCGGTGCAAGGGGGTCGTCGTCGAGCAGGTGATCCGGCCGACCGGCCTCATCGATCCCGAGATCCAGGTCCGCCCCGTCGAGGGGCAGATCGACGACCTGCTCGCCGAGATCCGGGAGCGGACGGCCCGGGGCGAGCGGGTCCTGGTGACGACCCTGACCAAGCGGATGGCGGAGGACTTGACCGACTACCTCCTGGAGGCGGGAGTCCGCGTCCGCTACATCCACTCCGACGTCAACGCGATCGAGCGGATGGAGATCCTGCGCGGGCTGCGCCTCGGGAAGTTCGATGTCCTGGTCGGGATCAACCTCCTTCGCGAGGGGCTCGACCTGCCGGAAGTCTCCCTGGTCGCGATCCTCGACGCCGACCGGGAGGGGTTCCTCCGCTCCGAGCGGTCCCTCATCCAGACGGCGGGGCGCGCGGCGCGCAACGTGAGCGGCCGCGTGATCCTCTACGCCGAGAATGTGACCCCCTCGATGACCGGGGCGCTGCGGGAGACGGAGAGGCGGCGGGCGAAGCAGCTCGCCTACAATCGGGAGCACGGGATCACGCCCAGGACGATCGAGAAGTCGGTGGACGAGATCCTCCTGCAGACCGCCGTCGCCGACGCGACGCCGATCGAGCCGGAGCAGGTCGAGATCGACCCGAGCCGGATGACGAGGGAACAGATGGTGGCGCTCCTGACGGATGAGATGAAGGCGGCGGCGGAGCGGCTCGAGTACGAGCGGGCCGCATCGATCCGGGATCGGATCTTCGAGATCGAGGGGCAGGAGTGA